In Melospiza melodia melodia isolate bMelMel2 chromosome 11, bMelMel2.pri, whole genome shotgun sequence, the following proteins share a genomic window:
- the RPF1 gene encoding ribosome production factor 1: MAGEGSAPAPGDGAGPPAPERVLFPPTFSVSEIKNKQRRHFMFLRWKQQQRKEKLALKKKRRKEREALGDKAPPKAVPKTIENQRVYDETTVDPNDEEVAFDEATDEFAPYFNRQTVPKILITTSDRPRGRTVRFCEQLATVIPNSHVFYRRGLALKRIIPQCIARDFTDLIVINEDRKIPNGLVLSHLPDGPTAHFRMSSVRLRKEIKRKGKEPTEHVPEVILNNFTTRLGHSIGRMFAALFPHDPQFIGRQVATFHNQRDYIFFRFHRYMFKSEKKVGIQELGPRFTLKLRSLQKGTFDSKFGEYEWIHKRREMDTSRRKFHL, encoded by the exons ATGGCGGGTGAGGGCAGCGCGCCCGCGCCGGGGGATGGCGCCGGCCCGCCCGCCCCGGAGCGGGTGCTCTTCCCGCCCACCTTCAGCGTGTCCGAGATCAAGAACAAGCAGCGTCGGCACTTCATGTTCCTTcgctggaagcagcagcagaggaag GAGAAGTTGGCCCTCAAGAAGAAGCGGAGGAAGGAGCGAGAGGCTCTCGGAGACAAA GCACCTCCAAAAGCTGTACCAAAGACTATTGAAAATCAGCGAGTGTATGATGAAACCACTGTAGATCCCAATGATGAAGAG GTTGCTTTTGATGAGGCAACTGATGAATTTGCACCATACTTTAATAGACAGACTGTTCCCAAAATTCTTATTACAACATCAGACCGACCTCGTGGG AGAACAGTGAGATTCTGTGAGCAGCTGGCCACTGTTATACCCAACTCACACGTCTTCTACCGAAGAGGGCTGGCTTTGAAAAGAATCATTCCACAGTGCATTGCAAGGGACTTCACAGATTTAATTGTCATTAATGAAGATCGCAAAATACCAA ATGGTCTTGTTTTAAGTCACCTGCCTGATGGTCCAACTGCTCATTTTAGAATGAGTAGTGTGCGTTTGCGTAAAGAAATAAAG CGGAAGGGGAAGGAGCCCACAGAACACGTGCCCGAAGTGATCCTGAATAACTTCACAACGCGCCTCGGCCACTCCATCGGCCGCATGTTCGCTGCGCTCTTCCCACACGATCCTCAGTTCATTGGAAGACAAGTAGCTACATTTCACAACCAGAGAGACTACATCTTTTTCAGATTCCACAG ATATATGTTCAAGAGTGAAAAGAAAGTGGGAATTCAAGAACTTGGGCCACGTTTTACATTGAAGCTGAGGTCACTTCAAAAAGGAACCTTTGATTCCAAATTTGGAGAATATGAGTGGATTCATAAG CGTCGAGAAATGGACACAAGTAGAAGAAAATTCCATTTGTAA
- the GNG5 gene encoding guanine nucleotide-binding protein G(I)/G(S)/G(O) subunit gamma-5, with the protein MSGSSNVAAMKKVVQQLRLEASVTRVKVSQAAADLKQFCLQNAQHDPLLTGVSSSTNPFRPQKVCSFL; encoded by the exons ATGTCGGGCTCCTCCAACGTGGCGGCCATGAAGAAGGTGGTGCAGCAGCTGCGCCTGGAGGCCAGCGTGACCCGCGTGAAG GTTTCTCAAGCTGCAGCTGACTTGAAGCAATTCTGCCTGCAGAATGCGCAACACGATCCCCTACTGACGGGAGTATCATCAAGTACAAATCCATTCAGAccccagaaagtttgttcctttTTGTAA